The Armatimonadota bacterium genomic interval CCCGCAGGATGAACCGGTCGGCCAGCGTCCACGCAGCGAGCAGCGCGGCCAGGACGACGGCCACGGCGACGCCGAGCCGGCCGGCCAGGTCGCGCCGCAGTTGTGCTAGCAGCGGGTCGCGGGGTATGCCGACGGCGACGAACGCCGCCTCCTGCGGTCCTCCCGGCAGCCGCTCGAACCCGTACACGCGTACCACGCCGTCCGGTCCGGCGAGTTCCGCGGAATTAGCCCCGGCGGCGGCGAGGAGGTGGCCGTCGCGGAGGGTCCGACCGGTGAGGCCTTCCGGATCGGGGTGCCGCACCAAGATGGTGCCGTTGGCATCGATCACCAAGATGACAGAACCGGCAGGCAGGGCGGCACGGGCGGCGACCTCCTGCAAACGGGCGAGGTCCAGGGCGGCGAACAGGACGGCTTGCACGCCTCCGGCTGCGTCCCGGAGCGGCAGGGCGACGTTGAGGGTGGGCTTGCCGGTTATACGGCCGATCTGGTACTCGCCGATCGCGAACCTTCCCGTGCGCACGGCCTCGCGGAAGTAGCGGCGGTCGGCGACGTTGACCGGTCTGCGCAAAGGCAGCGCGCTGCACGACACCCGCCCGTCGCGCTCGGCCACACCGAGGTTGGCGTAGCGCGGGTCGGCGGTGATCGCGGCTGCCAGCCAACGGTTGCACGCCGCATCCGACCGGTTCCGGACGACCCCGACTTGTGCGAGTGCGGCCAGGCTGTGGGCGGCGGAGACCACGACCCGTTCAAGATCCAGTGCGGCGAACCGCGCCACCTGCAGCGTCTGCCGACGGGCCTGCTCGGTGTTGTGCCGGTACCGCCCGCCCGCCTCGAACAGGAGCAGGGCGGCCAGCGGCACGACCGCGATCAGGATGACCGCGGTGAGCCAGCCCCGGAGGCCGCCGGGAAGGGAGCGCCCCATGGCGTCGCTATGTCCTGAAGGCAGTGCGCAGCAACTCCGGTGCCACGCCGCAGCCGATTTCCTATAATGGCCGGGGATGGCGATCTACCTCGACCACGGTGCCACCACGCCGACCGACCCCCGCGTCGTCGAGGCGATGCGTCCGTACTTCGGGGAGGCTTTCGGCAATGCCAGCAGCCTGCACGCGTTCGGGCAGGAAGCCCGCGCGGCGGTGGACCGCGCGCGGGCGCTGCTGGCGCGGGCACTGGGCGCTCGCCCGGCCGATGTCGTCTTCACGAGCGGGGCCACCGAGGCCGACAACTGGGCGGTGATCGGCTGCGCCCTGGCGAACGAGGACCGCGGCCGGCACATCGTCGTCTCCGCGATCGAGCACCACGCGGTCCTGGAGCCGGCGCGCTGGCTGGGCGAGCGCGGCTGGGAGATCACGGTCCTGCCGGTGGACCGCCATGGGCGCGTCGATCCCGACGAGGTGCGGCGGGCGGTGCGGGACGACACCGTCTTGGTGTCGGTGATGCACAGCAACAACGAGATCGGCACCTTGCAGCCGGTGGCGGAGATCGCGCGGGTCGCCAAGGAGCGCGGGGCGCTGGTCCACACCGATGCCACCCAGTCGTTCGGCGCGATCCCGATCGACGTCGACGACTTGGGGGTGGACCTGCTGTCGGCGTCCGCGCACAAGCGGTACGGCCCCAAGGGCGTGGGGCTGCTGTACGTCCGCAAGGGCACCCGCATCGCGCCCCTGCTGCGCGGGGGGTCGCAAGAGCGCGGGCGGCGGGCCGGGACGCAGAACGTGCCCGACATCGTCGGGTTCGCGCGCGCGATCGAGATCGCGCTGGACGAGCGCGGGGTCGAGCAGGCGCGGATCGCGGCGCTGCGCGATCGCCTGGTGGCCGGGCTAAGCGAGATCGAGGCGATGACGTACAATGGGCATCCGACCGAGCGCCTGCCCAACAACGCCAACGTCTCGTTTTTGGGCACCGAAAGCGAGTCGGTGCTGATGGCGTTGGACATGCGCGGCATCGCCGCCAGCAGCGGGTCTGCCTGCACGTCCGGCAGCCTGGAACCCTCCCACGTGCTGACGGCGATCGGGCTGGCGCCGGAGGTCGCCGTGGGGACCGTGCGGTTCACGCTGGGCCGCTGGACGACCGCAGAGGAGGTCGACGAGACGGTCCGGGCGATGCGGGAGATCGTGCCCCAGCTGCGCGCCGCCTCCCCGCTGTGGCGTGCCCGCCGGCCGACGCTGACATCATGATGCGCATCCCGTGGCAACCGGCGGGCCGTCACCGGTCGGTGTTCAGGGACCTGCTGGTGCGGACCGGCGTGCTCGGCGAGGACGTGATGGACGCACACCTCGCTGCGTTGGCCATCGAGCACGGGGCAGTGCTGCACACCACCGACGGCGACTTCGCCCGGTTCCCCGGACTGCGCTGGGCCAACTCCCTCGCCCGTTGATTTCCGTCCCATCGGTTGCGATGATGCAAGTAGCCGGGCTCAGGGCGGGTGCGGCACGAGCGGCCCGCGTGCGCCCGGCGTTCGTGTGGTCGGCGCGCACCGGACAATTGCCGGTCGCGCCGAGACCGGGCCCGGGGAGGGCGATGACCGACTACGTTCCTGTTCTGGTCCACCTGGCCGTGTCGATCGCGGTGGCGGTGGCGCTGCTCGGACTGCACGTGCTCGTCGGCGGCCGCCGGCCCACGCCGGAGAAGATGATGCCCTACGAATCCGGCGTGTGGCCGATCGGATCGGCCCGCGAGCGCGTCCCGATCCGCTACTACCTGATCGCGATGCTGTTCATCCTGTTCGACGTCGAGGCGGTCTTCCTATACCCGTGGGCGGTCGTCCTGCGGGAAGTGGGACCGACCGCGCTGTGGGCCGGACTGGTCTTCATCGCCCTGCTGGGCCTCGGCTATGTCTACGAGTGGGCGCGCGGAGGGCTGGAATGGCGGTGATCGCTCCCGAAGACGAGGGCCTCAAGCGCAACGTCCTGACCACGACGGTCGACCGGATGCTGGCGTGGGCGCGCAGTTCGTCGGTGTGGCCGGTGCAGTTCGGGCTGGCCTGTTGCGCGATCGAGATGATCGCGACCACGACGTCGAAGTTCGACATCGCGCGGTTCGGGATGGAAGCGTTCCGTGCCTCGCCGCGCCAGTCCGATTTGATGATCGTCGCCGGCCGTGTCAGCCAGAAGATGGCGCCGGTGCTGCGGCACATCTACGAGCAGATGCTGGAACCGAAGTGGGTGCTGTCGATGGGGGACTGCGCGTCCTGCGGGGGCGTGTACAACAACTACGCCCTCGTGCAGGGCGTGGACAAGATCGTCCCCGTGGACGTCTACGTCGCCGGCTGCCCCCCGCGGCCGGAGGCGCTGCTGTACGGGCTGATGAAGCTGCAGGAGAAGATCCGACAGCGGGCGCGGCGATGACCCCGGTGCAGGAGTTCCTGGCCGAGCGCTTCGGGGAGGCCGCCATGGTGGTGCACGCGTTCCGCGGGGATGCCACGGTGACGGTCGCGCGGGAGCGGATCCTGGACGCGCTGCGGGCCGTGAAGGCGCGCCCGTGGGCGTTCGAGATGCTGCTCGACCTCACGGCGTGGGACCGCCACCCGGTTGAGCCTCGGTTCGAGATCGTCTACCACCTGCTCAGCCTGGAGCGCACGCAGCGTCTGCGGATCAAGACACCGGTGGCCGGCGACGACCCGGTCCTGCCCAGCGCGGTCGAGGTGTTCGCGGGCGCCGAGTGGTTCGAACGGGAGGTGTGGGACCTGTTCGGGATCCGGTTCGAGGGCCACCCCGACCTGCGGCGCATCTTGATGCCCGACGACTGGGAGGGCCACCCGCTGCGGCGGGATTACCCCCTGACGGAGGAGCCCGTAGAGTTCAGGGGGCACGTCCCCAAGGTGCCGAGCGAGATCGTCCCGCACGTCCCGCCCAGGCGCCGGTAGGGCGAACGATCCCGCTGGCCGCAAGCGGACGACCGGAGGCAGCGGACGCCCGAGGTGGACATCCGATACGCGAAAGGCGGTCGCCGGCGGCCCGGAGACCGGCGGCGCACAGGTCGATGCTCACGCGTCAGACGTTGACGATCAACATGGGCCCCCAGCACCCCAGCACACACGGCGTGCTGCGTCTGGTGCTGGAGCTGGAGGGCGAGACCATCGTCTCCTGCCGTCCGGTGATCGGATACCTACACACCGGCATCGAGAAGGAGATGGAATTCCGGTCCTACCACCAGAACATCACACTCGTCGACCGGATCGAGTACCTTTCCAGCTACCACGAGGAGATGGCGTACTGTCTGGCGGTCGAGAAGCTGCTGGGGATCGAGGTCCCCAAGCGGGCCCAGGTCATCCGCCTCATCATGTGCGAGCTCAACCGCATCGCCAGCCACCTCGTCTGGCTCGGGACGACGGGCATCGACCTCAACGTGAGCAGCCTTTTGATGTACTGCTTCCGGGACCGCGAGCAGTTCATGGAGATCTCGGAGATGGTGTCCGGCCAGCGGATGATGCCTGGGTACTTCCGGATCGGTGGCGTGCAGTGGGACCTGCCGGAGGGGTTCTTCCCGAAGGTCCGGAGCTTTTTGGAGGAGCTGCCCCGCCACCTGGACGAGTACGAGGCGATGCTGACCGACAACCTGATCTGGCGGGAACGCCACGAGGGCGTGGCGGTGCTGCGCCCCGCGGACGCGCTCGCCTACGGCGTCACCGGTCCGGTCCTGCGGGGGTCGGGGATCGCCTACGACGTGCGCAAGGCCTTCCCGTACTCCTCCTACGACGACTACGAGTTCGATGTCCCGGTCGGCCGCAACGGCGACGCCTACGACCGCTATCTCGTCCGCATGGAAGAGATGCGGCAGTCGCGGCGGATCGTGCTCCAGGCGCTGGACCGGCTGCCCGACGGCCCGGTGATCGCCGACGACCGCAAGGTCGCCCTCCCGCCGCGCGCCGAGCTGGTGCGGTCGATGGAGGCGGTGATCCACCAGTTCAAGCTCGTCAGCGAGGGGATCCACCCGCCGCCCGGCGAGGCGTACGCCGCCGTCGAGTCCCCACGCGGGGAGAAAGGCTACTACATCGTCTCCGACGGTTCCAACCGCCCCGTGCGCGTGCGGGTGCGGGCGCCTTCGTTCTCCAACCTGCAGGCACTGCCCACGATGGTCCGAGGGGGGATGCTCGCCGACGTCGTCGTCGCGATCGCGTCCATCGACATCGTGCTGGGCGACGTCGACCGGTGATGGCGATGCTGTCCGCGCAGGCGCGCGCCGACATCGAAGCGCTGAAAACCCGCTACCCGATTGCGCGCTCGGCGCTGGTGCCCGCACTGCTGCGGGCGCAGGACGAACTCGGCTGGCTGCCGCCGGAGGCGATGGCCGAGGTCGCGGCCCTGCTGGGGCTGAGCGTCGAGACGGTGGCCGAGGTGGCGTCCTTCTACTCGCTGATCTTCACCGAGCCGGTGGGCCGGCACGTCATCCAGCTGTGCACCAACGTCTCATGCATGCTGGCGGGGTCGGACGCCATCCGCGCACACCTCGAGGGCCGTCTGGGGATCCGCTCCGGGCAGACCACCGCGGACGGACGGTTCACCCTGCGGATCGCAGAGTGCCTGGCCGCCTGCGAGGAGGCGCCCTGCATGATCGTCGACCGCGAGCGCTATGCGCGGCTGACGCCGCAGCGGGTCGACGAGATCCTGAACGCAATCGACGGACAGCCGGCGCACGCCGCCGACCGCTGACCACGCCATGTCCGAGCGCGTCCTCCTCCGCCACGTCGATGTCGCCGATCAGGACGACATCGCGACCTACATGCGCAACGGCGGCTACGAGGCGCTGCGGCGCGCGCTGCGGGAGCACACGCCCGAACAGATCGTCCAGATGGTGGAGCGGTCGCAGCTGCGCGGCCGCGGCGGCGCGGGCTTCCCGACCGGTCGCAAGTGGCGGTTCGTACCGGCGGAGGCCCCCGTGAAGTACCTGGTCGTCAACGCCGACGAGGGAGAGCCCGGGACCTTCAAAGACCGGACCCTCATCGAAGGCGACCCGCACCTTCTCATAGAGGGCATGATCCTCACCTGCTACGCGGTGGGCATCCGGCAGGCGTTCATCTACCTGCGGCGCGAGTTCTACCTGGGCGC includes:
- a CDS encoding cysteine desulfurase family protein, translating into MAIYLDHGATTPTDPRVVEAMRPYFGEAFGNASSLHAFGQEARAAVDRARALLARALGARPADVVFTSGATEADNWAVIGCALANEDRGRHIVVSAIEHHAVLEPARWLGERGWEITVLPVDRHGRVDPDEVRRAVRDDTVLVSVMHSNNEIGTLQPVAEIARVAKERGALVHTDATQSFGAIPIDVDDLGVDLLSASAHKRYGPKGVGLLYVRKGTRIAPLLRGGSQERGRRAGTQNVPDIVGFARAIEIALDERGVEQARIAALRDRLVAGLSEIEAMTYNGHPTERLPNNANVSFLGTESESVLMALDMRGIAASSGSACTSGSLEPSHVLTAIGLAPEVAVGTVRFTLGRWTTAEEVDETVRAMREIVPQLRAASPLWRARRPTLTS
- the ndhC gene encoding NADH-quinone oxidoreductase subunit A, yielding MTDYVPVLVHLAVSIAVAVALLGLHVLVGGRRPTPEKMMPYESGVWPIGSARERVPIRYYLIAMLFILFDVEAVFLYPWAVVLREVGPTALWAGLVFIALLGLGYVYEWARGGLEWR
- a CDS encoding NADH-quinone oxidoreductase subunit B family protein, with the protein product MAVIAPEDEGLKRNVLTTTVDRMLAWARSSSVWPVQFGLACCAIEMIATTTSKFDIARFGMEAFRASPRQSDLMIVAGRVSQKMAPVLRHIYEQMLEPKWVLSMGDCASCGGVYNNYALVQGVDKIVPVDVYVAGCPPRPEALLYGLMKLQEKIRQRARR
- a CDS encoding NADH-quinone oxidoreductase subunit C, with the protein product MTPVQEFLAERFGEAAMVVHAFRGDATVTVARERILDALRAVKARPWAFEMLLDLTAWDRHPVEPRFEIVYHLLSLERTQRLRIKTPVAGDDPVLPSAVEVFAGAEWFEREVWDLFGIRFEGHPDLRRILMPDDWEGHPLRRDYPLTEEPVEFRGHVPKVPSEIVPHVPPRRR
- the nuoD gene encoding NADH dehydrogenase (quinone) subunit D; the encoded protein is MLTRQTLTINMGPQHPSTHGVLRLVLELEGETIVSCRPVIGYLHTGIEKEMEFRSYHQNITLVDRIEYLSSYHEEMAYCLAVEKLLGIEVPKRAQVIRLIMCELNRIASHLVWLGTTGIDLNVSSLLMYCFRDREQFMEISEMVSGQRMMPGYFRIGGVQWDLPEGFFPKVRSFLEELPRHLDEYEAMLTDNLIWRERHEGVAVLRPADALAYGVTGPVLRGSGIAYDVRKAFPYSSYDDYEFDVPVGRNGDAYDRYLVRMEEMRQSRRIVLQALDRLPDGPVIADDRKVALPPRAELVRSMEAVIHQFKLVSEGIHPPPGEAYAAVESPRGEKGYYIVSDGSNRPVRVRVRAPSFSNLQALPTMVRGGMLADVVVAIASIDIVLGDVDR
- the nuoE gene encoding NADH-quinone oxidoreductase subunit NuoE yields the protein MAMLSAQARADIEALKTRYPIARSALVPALLRAQDELGWLPPEAMAEVAALLGLSVETVAEVASFYSLIFTEPVGRHVIQLCTNVSCMLAGSDAIRAHLEGRLGIRSGQTTADGRFTLRIAECLAACEEAPCMIVDRERYARLTPQRVDEILNAIDGQPAHAADR